The Enterobacter asburiae genome window below encodes:
- a CDS encoding helix-turn-helix domain-containing protein, whose product MKNYSRANTGIDLNLIPVFIEIVRCGSMAKASLRLEMSRPAVSLALKRFNQLFDEPLFFRKGLYLEPTEKALALTSSLEILMGDIHDNIAAVNSGKNKTPAQNVPGLGNIIQRSESPL is encoded by the coding sequence ATGAAAAATTATTCCCGTGCTAATACCGGCATTGATTTAAATCTTATCCCTGTATTTATTGAGATCGTCCGCTGCGGCAGCATGGCAAAAGCCTCTTTGCGTCTGGAGATGTCACGTCCGGCGGTGAGCCTGGCCTTAAAGCGCTTTAATCAACTCTTTGATGAGCCGTTATTTTTCCGCAAAGGTTTATATCTTGAACCGACGGAAAAGGCGTTAGCCTTAACTAGCTCGCTGGAAATATTAATGGGTGATATTCACGATAATATTGCGGCAGTTAATTCCGGGAAAAATAAAACCCCGGCACAGAACGTACCGGGGCTGGGTAATATTATACAGCGGTCTGAGTCGCCACTTTGA
- a CDS encoding methyl-accepting chemotaxis protein encodes MLKTLSIRTGLLSLLAVMTLLLLIVSGIGIYALTQSSSSLQRINHLQGEQMVQLNSGYTLILRARNEAGQAVRMMEIGMLDDAAKAVKNINQEVALAQKTLKGVIDGGVADEQGQQLLDKVAASLATYSQQGINPMLKTLNDQSADGYYDLLEKTLIPVAKQFDNDMQAFQKWSEARGQAEVSAVQASKTHVLILIIVAALLTAGIIVLAWLVLRHMLLKPLSASIAQLENVAAGDLTHTLNAPASQEFNRLNAVIEEMRQSLMNSVMRVRDASSQIDTGSRELTLGNRDLAERTESTATSLEQTAASMEQITATVKLNADNAEQAHQLAKSVSDTADHGSEMVCYVIEKMRDISGSSARIADILSVIDGIAFQTNILALNASVEAARAGEQGRGFAVVAGEVRNLASRSADAAKEIRTLISDSQTHVNEGSELAQQAGETMDEIATEVLRMTKLMREIATASQEQSRGIEQVNIAVNQMDETAQQNAALVQQSSAATRSLEEQSRQLMEAMSSFKVATQTAV; translated from the coding sequence ATGCTTAAAACGCTATCGATTCGTACCGGCTTGCTCTCTTTACTGGCCGTTATGACCCTTCTGCTGCTGATTGTCAGCGGCATCGGCATTTATGCCCTCACACAGAGTTCTTCTTCACTGCAGCGTATTAATCACCTTCAGGGTGAGCAGATGGTGCAGCTTAATTCAGGCTATACGCTGATCCTGCGCGCGCGCAATGAGGCGGGCCAGGCCGTCCGCATGATGGAAATCGGCATGCTGGACGATGCGGCCAAAGCGGTAAAAAACATCAATCAGGAAGTTGCCCTGGCCCAAAAAACGCTGAAAGGCGTAATCGACGGCGGCGTGGCTGACGAGCAGGGGCAACAGCTGCTCGATAAAGTGGCGGCCAGCCTGGCGACGTATAGCCAGCAGGGGATCAACCCGATGCTGAAAACCCTGAATGACCAGAGCGCGGACGGGTATTACGATCTGCTGGAGAAGACGCTGATTCCGGTGGCGAAGCAGTTTGATAACGATATGCAGGCGTTTCAGAAATGGAGCGAAGCGCGTGGTCAGGCGGAAGTGAGTGCCGTGCAGGCGAGTAAAACCCACGTACTGATCCTGATTATCGTCGCCGCGCTGCTGACGGCGGGCATTATCGTGCTCGCGTGGCTGGTGCTGCGCCATATGCTGCTCAAGCCGCTCTCGGCCTCCATTGCTCAGCTGGAGAACGTGGCGGCGGGGGATTTAACCCATACGCTGAATGCCCCCGCGAGCCAGGAGTTTAACCGCCTCAACGCGGTGATAGAGGAGATGCGACAGTCGCTGATGAACTCGGTTATGCGGGTACGCGATGCCAGCTCGCAAATTGACACCGGTAGCCGCGAGCTGACGCTGGGAAACCGCGATCTTGCCGAGCGTACGGAATCCACCGCCACGTCGCTGGAGCAGACGGCGGCCAGCATGGAACAGATCACCGCGACGGTGAAGCTCAACGCCGATAACGCCGAGCAGGCGCACCAGCTGGCGAAGTCGGTGTCCGACACGGCCGATCACGGCAGCGAAATGGTCTGCTACGTGATTGAAAAAATGCGCGATATCTCCGGCAGCTCGGCGCGCATCGCCGACATCCTGAGCGTGATCGACGGTATTGCCTTCCAGACCAATATCCTGGCGCTTAACGCCTCCGTGGAAGCGGCGCGCGCGGGCGAGCAGGGGCGCGGGTTTGCCGTCGTCGCGGGCGAAGTGCGAAACCTTGCCAGCCGCAGCGCCGACGCGGCGAAAGAGATCCGAACGCTTATCAGTGATTCGCAGACCCACGTTAACGAGGGCAGCGAGCTGGCCCAGCAGGCTGGCGAAACGATGGACGAGATCGCAACAGAAGTGCTGCGTATGACCAAACTGATGCGTGAGATTGCGACCGCGTCTCAGGAGCAGAGCCGCGGTATTGAGCAGGTGAATATTGCGGTGAATCAGATGGACGAAACCGCGCAGCAGAATGCGGCGCTGGTGCAGCAATCCTCCGCCGCGACCCGCTCCCTTGAGGAGCAGTCGCGTCAGCTGATGGAAGCCATGTCATCATTCAAAGTGGCGACTCAGACCGCTGTATAA
- the yjfF gene encoding galactofuranose ABC transporter, permease protein YjfF, whose amino-acid sequence MIKRNLPLMITLGVFVLGYLYCLTQFPGFASTRVICNILTDNAFLGIIAVGMTFVILSGGIDLSVGSVIAFTGVFLAKAIGFWGISPLVAFPLVLAMGCAFGAFMGLLIDALKIPAFIITLAGMFFLRGVSYLVSEESIPINHPVYDTLSSLAWKIPGGGRLSAMGLLMLGVVVIGIFLAHRTRFGNQVYAIGGSATSANLMGISTRSTTIRIYMLSTGLATLAGIVFSVYTQAGYALAGVGVELDAIASVVIGGTLLSGGVGTVLGTLFGVAIQGLIQTYINFDGTLSSWWTKIAIGILLFIFIALQRGLTVLWENRQSSPVTRVNTSVTER is encoded by the coding sequence ATGATAAAACGTAATTTACCGTTGATGATCACGCTGGGCGTGTTTGTGCTGGGGTACCTCTACTGCCTCACCCAATTCCCCGGTTTTGCCTCCACGCGTGTGATCTGCAATATCCTGACCGATAACGCCTTTTTAGGCATCATCGCCGTCGGGATGACATTTGTGATCCTCTCTGGCGGAATCGATCTCTCCGTCGGGTCAGTGATCGCGTTTACGGGCGTGTTCCTCGCGAAGGCGATCGGCTTCTGGGGGATCTCTCCGCTGGTGGCGTTTCCGCTGGTGCTGGCGATGGGCTGCGCGTTTGGCGCCTTTATGGGGCTGCTGATCGACGCGTTAAAAATCCCGGCGTTTATCATTACCCTCGCGGGAATGTTCTTCCTGCGCGGGGTGAGCTACCTGGTGTCGGAAGAGTCGATTCCGATTAACCATCCGGTGTACGACACGCTCTCCAGCCTGGCGTGGAAAATTCCCGGCGGCGGCCGCCTGAGCGCGATGGGGCTGCTGATGCTGGGCGTGGTGGTGATTGGCATCTTCCTCGCCCATCGTACCCGGTTTGGCAATCAGGTGTACGCCATCGGCGGTAGCGCTACGTCGGCAAACCTGATGGGGATCTCAACCCGCAGCACCACCATCCGCATCTATATGCTCTCGACCGGCCTGGCGACGCTGGCGGGTATCGTCTTCTCGGTGTATACCCAGGCGGGCTATGCCCTTGCAGGCGTGGGCGTAGAGCTGGATGCGATTGCTTCTGTGGTTATCGGCGGCACGCTGCTCAGCGGCGGGGTGGGCACGGTGCTGGGAACGCTGTTCGGCGTGGCCATCCAGGGGCTGATACAAACCTATATCAACTTTGACGGCACGCTCAGCTCCTGGTGGACGAAGATCGCCATCGGCATTCTGCTGTTTATTTTTATTGCCCTGCAGCGTGGCCTGACGGTGCTCTGGGAGAACCGTCAAAGCTCGCCTGTTACCCGCGTAAACACATCGGTAACAGAGCGATAA
- the ytfT gene encoding galactofuranose ABC transporter, ATP-binding protein YtfT, which translates to MMPRSLSQTGESKRRFSWPTGTPQIAALLVVLLVDSLVAPHFFQIIVQDGRLFGSPIDILNRAAPVALLAIGMTLVIATGGIDLSVGAVMAIAGATAASMTVSGHSLPVVLLAALGTGVLAGLWNGILVAVLKIQPFVATLILMVAGRGVAQLITSGQIVTFNSPSLAWIGSGNLLFFPTPVIVALATLVVFWLFTRKTALGMFIEAVGINIRAARNAGVNTRLMVMLTYVLSGVCAAIAGVIVAADIRGADANNAGLWLELDAILAVVIGGGSLMGGRFNLLLSVIGALIIQGMNTGILLSGFQPELNQVVKAVVVLCVLIVQSPRFVSIIKGIRGHDKT; encoded by the coding sequence GTGATGCCCCGTTCGCTTTCGCAAACCGGTGAGTCAAAGCGCCGATTCAGCTGGCCAACCGGCACGCCGCAAATCGCAGCGCTGCTGGTTGTTCTGCTGGTTGATAGCCTGGTCGCGCCGCATTTCTTCCAGATTATCGTGCAGGATGGTCGCCTGTTTGGCAGCCCGATAGACATTCTAAACCGTGCCGCGCCGGTGGCGCTGCTGGCCATCGGGATGACGCTGGTCATCGCCACCGGCGGGATTGACCTCTCCGTCGGCGCGGTGATGGCCATCGCCGGGGCCACGGCAGCCTCCATGACCGTGTCCGGACACAGCCTGCCGGTGGTACTGCTGGCGGCCTTAGGCACCGGCGTGCTGGCCGGATTATGGAACGGCATTCTGGTGGCGGTGCTGAAAATTCAGCCCTTTGTCGCCACCCTTATCTTAATGGTGGCCGGGCGCGGCGTGGCGCAGCTGATCACCTCCGGGCAGATTGTCACCTTTAACTCTCCGAGCCTGGCGTGGATCGGGAGCGGCAACCTGCTGTTCTTCCCGACGCCGGTGATCGTTGCCCTGGCCACGCTCGTTGTTTTCTGGCTTTTCACCCGCAAAACGGCGCTGGGCATGTTCATTGAGGCCGTCGGGATCAACATCCGCGCCGCGCGCAACGCCGGGGTCAACACCCGCCTGATGGTGATGCTGACCTACGTGCTGAGCGGCGTCTGCGCCGCCATCGCCGGGGTCATCGTCGCGGCGGATATTCGCGGGGCGGATGCCAACAACGCGGGACTGTGGCTGGAGCTGGACGCGATCCTCGCGGTGGTGATCGGCGGCGGGTCGCTGATGGGCGGGCGCTTTAACCTGCTGCTCTCGGTGATAGGCGCGCTGATCATTCAGGGAATGAACACCGGGATCCTGCTTTCGGGGTTTCAGCCGGAACTCAACCAGGTGGTGAAGGCGGTGGTCGTGCTCTGCGTGCTGATCGTCCAGTCGCCGCGCTTTGTCAGCATCATTAAGGGGATCCGTGGCCATGATAAAACGTAA
- the ytfR gene encoding galactofuranose ABC transporter, ATP-binding protein YtfR, with translation MTTEQHQEILRTEGLSKFFPGVKALDNVDFSLRRGEIMALLGENGAGKSTLIKSLTGVYHADRGTIWLEGNAISPKNTAHAQQLGIGTVYQEVNLLPNMSVADNLFIGREPRRFGLLRRKEMEARATKLMESYGFSLDVREPLNRFSVAMQQIVAICRAIDLSAKVLILDEPTASLDTQEVEMLFTLMRQLRDQGVSLIFVTHFLDQVYEVSDRITVLRNGSFVGCRETRELPQIELVKMMLGRELETNALQRAGRTLLSEKPVAAFSDYGKKGVISPFNLEVRPGEIVGLAGLLGSGRTETAEVIFGIKPADSGTALIKGKPQTLRSPHQASCLGVGFCPEDRKTDGIIAAASVRENIILALQAQRGWLRPIPRKEQNAIAERFIRQLGIRTPSAEQPIEFLSGGNQQKVLLSRWLLTKPQFLILDEPTRGIDVGAHAEIIRLIETLCADGLALLVISSELEELVGYADRVIIMRDRKQVAEIPLDKLSVPAIMNAIAA, from the coding sequence ATGACCACTGAACAACACCAGGAAATCCTCCGCACAGAGGGCTTAAGCAAATTCTTCCCCGGCGTAAAGGCGCTGGATAACGTTGATTTCAGCCTGCGGCGCGGAGAGATCATGGCGCTGCTGGGCGAGAACGGCGCGGGAAAATCGACGCTGATTAAATCCCTGACCGGCGTTTATCATGCCGATCGCGGCACCATCTGGCTGGAAGGCAACGCCATTTCGCCGAAAAATACCGCCCATGCCCAGCAGCTGGGGATCGGGACGGTGTACCAGGAAGTGAACCTGCTGCCGAATATGTCGGTGGCGGATAATCTGTTTATTGGCCGCGAGCCACGCCGTTTTGGCCTGCTGCGCCGCAAAGAGATGGAGGCGCGGGCGACAAAGCTGATGGAATCGTACGGCTTCTCCCTCGACGTCCGCGAGCCGCTGAACCGCTTTTCCGTGGCGATGCAGCAGATTGTCGCCATCTGTCGCGCGATCGATCTCTCCGCGAAGGTACTCATCCTCGACGAACCCACCGCCAGCCTCGATACCCAGGAAGTGGAGATGCTCTTTACCCTGATGCGCCAGCTGCGCGATCAGGGCGTCAGCCTGATCTTCGTTACCCACTTCCTCGATCAGGTGTATGAGGTAAGCGATCGTATCACGGTGCTGCGCAACGGCAGCTTTGTCGGCTGCCGCGAAACCCGCGAGCTGCCGCAGATCGAACTGGTGAAAATGATGCTGGGCCGCGAGCTGGAAACTAACGCCCTTCAGCGCGCAGGGCGCACGCTGCTGAGCGAGAAACCGGTCGCCGCATTCAGCGATTACGGCAAGAAAGGCGTGATATCGCCGTTTAATCTGGAAGTCCGCCCGGGCGAAATTGTCGGCCTGGCGGGCCTGCTGGGCTCCGGCCGGACCGAAACCGCCGAGGTGATCTTCGGGATCAAGCCTGCGGACAGCGGCACCGCGCTGATCAAGGGCAAACCGCAAACCCTGCGATCGCCGCATCAGGCCTCCTGTCTGGGCGTCGGCTTCTGCCCGGAAGACCGAAAAACGGACGGCATTATTGCCGCGGCCTCGGTGCGGGAAAATATCATCCTGGCGCTGCAGGCCCAGCGCGGCTGGCTGCGCCCGATCCCCCGTAAAGAGCAGAACGCGATTGCCGAGCGCTTCATCCGTCAGCTGGGTATTCGTACCCCGAGCGCGGAACAGCCTATTGAGTTTCTCTCCGGCGGTAACCAGCAGAAGGTTCTCCTCTCTCGCTGGCTGCTGACCAAACCCCAGTTCCTGATCCTCGACGAACCAACCCGCGGCATTGACGTGGGCGCGCACGCCGAAATTATCCGGCTTATCGAAACCCTGTGCGCGGACGGTCTGGCGCTGCTGGTTATTTCGTCCGAGCTGGAGGAGCTGGTGGGCTATGCCGATCGCGTCATCATCATGCGCGATCGCAAACAGGTGGCAGAGATCCCGCTGGATAAGCTGTCCGTTCCGGCGATCATGAATGCCATCGCGGCATAA
- the ytfQ gene encoding galactofuranose ABC transporter substrate-binding protein YtfQ, which translates to MWKRLLLVTAVSAAMSSMAMAAPLTVGFSQVGSESGWRAAETNVAKSEAQKRGITLKIADGQQKQENQIKAVRSFIAQGVDAIFIAPVVATGWEPVLKEAKDAEIPVFLLDRSIDVKDKSLYMTTVTANNVLEGQLIGDWLVKQVDGKPCNVVELQGTVGASVAIDRKKGFAEAIAKAPNIKIIRSQSGDFTRSKGKEVMESFIKAENNGKNICMVYAHNDDMVIGAIQAIKEAGLKPGKDILTGSIDGVPDIYKAMIDGEANASVELTPNMAGPAFDALEKFKKDGTMPEKVTVTKSTLYLPDTAKEELEKKKNMGY; encoded by the coding sequence ATGTGGAAGCGCTTACTTCTTGTCACAGCAGTTTCGGCAGCCATGTCGTCTATGGCGATGGCCGCTCCCTTAACCGTAGGTTTTTCGCAGGTCGGCTCTGAATCTGGCTGGCGAGCGGCAGAAACCAACGTTGCGAAAAGCGAGGCTCAGAAACGCGGCATTACCCTGAAAATCGCCGATGGTCAGCAAAAACAAGAGAATCAGATCAAAGCCGTGCGCTCCTTTATCGCCCAGGGCGTGGATGCCATCTTTATTGCACCCGTCGTGGCGACCGGCTGGGAACCCGTCCTGAAGGAAGCGAAAGACGCTGAGATCCCGGTCTTCCTGCTCGACCGTTCCATCGACGTTAAAGACAAATCCCTCTATATGACCACTGTGACCGCCAACAACGTGCTGGAAGGGCAATTGATTGGCGACTGGCTGGTGAAGCAGGTTGACGGCAAGCCGTGTAACGTCGTTGAGCTGCAGGGCACCGTCGGCGCGAGCGTGGCCATCGACCGTAAAAAAGGCTTTGCTGAGGCCATCGCTAAAGCGCCAAACATCAAGATTATCCGCTCTCAGTCCGGCGACTTTACGCGCAGTAAAGGTAAAGAGGTCATGGAGAGCTTTATTAAGGCTGAAAACAACGGCAAGAACATCTGCATGGTTTACGCCCACAACGATGACATGGTGATCGGTGCGATTCAGGCGATTAAAGAAGCGGGCCTGAAGCCGGGCAAAGATATTCTCACCGGCTCTATCGACGGCGTGCCGGACATCTACAAAGCGATGATTGACGGTGAAGCCAACGCCAGCGTGGAGCTGACGCCAAACATGGCGGGCCCGGCATTCGACGCGCTGGAGAAATTCAAGAAAGACGGCACGATGCCTGAGAAGGTGACGGTCACCAAGTCCACGCTCTACCTGCCTGACACGGCGAAAGAAGAGTTAGAGAAGAAGAAAAATATGGGCTACTAA
- a CDS encoding IS3 family transposase (programmed frameshift), with protein sequence MTGILLGQEARKRKTPQEKIAIIQQTMEPGMNVSHVARLHGIQPSLLFKWKKQYQEGSLTAVAAGEEVVPASELTAALKQVRELQRLLGKKTMEVEILKEAVEYGQSPKMDSARALVAKGRGIALVSRTMGVSRAQLSLRINRSADWQDRRCNRRNDEADEEILSAILDIISDMPSYGYRRVWGILRKQRRTEGQPPVNAKRLYRIMSEHNLLLLHDKPERPKREHKGKIAVAESDMRWCSDGFEFGCDNGEKLRVTFALDCCDREAIDWAASTGGYDSSTVQDVMLRSVEKRFGDRLPETPVQWLTDNGSAYTAYETRRFARELNLEPCTTAVSSPQSNGMAERFVKTMKEDYIAFMPKPDVRTALRNLAVAFTHYNENHPHSALGYHSPREYRRQRTSLT encoded by the exons ATGACCGGGATCCTGTTAGGGCAAGAAGCCCGTAAACGTAAAACTCCTCAGGAGAAGATCGCCATTATCCAGCAGACGATGGAGCCGGGCATGAATGTCTCCCATGTCGCCCGCCTGCATGGTATCCAGCCCAGCCTGCTGTTTAAGTGGAAGAAGCAATATCAGGAAGGCAGCCTCACCGCCGTTGCGGCCGGAGAGGAAGTCGTTCCTGCTTCTGAGCTTACTGCTGCTCTGAAGCAGGTCCGGGAACTTCAGCGCCTTCTGGGCAAGAAGACGATGGAAGTTGAGATCCTGAAAGAAGCCGTGGAGTACGGCCAGTCGC CGAAAATGGATAGCGCACGCGCCCTTGTTGCCAAAGGACGGGGAATAGCCCTGGTCAGCCGCACCATGGGCGTGTCGCGTGCGCAGCTGTCACTGCGGATTAACCGTTCTGCCGACTGGCAGGACAGGCGCTGTAACCGGCGTAATGACGAAGCAGACGAAGAAATACTGTCGGCTATCCTCGACATCATCAGCGATATGCCGAGTTATGGTTATCGACGCGTGTGGGGCATCCTGCGCAAGCAACGTCGCACAGAGGGACAGCCACCTGTGAACGCCAAACGGCTTTACAGGATAATGAGCGAGCATAACCTGTTGTTGTTGCATGACAAACCAGAGCGACCGAAGCGTGAACATAAGGGCAAGATAGCGGTGGCAGAAAGCGATATGCGCTGGTGTTCAGATGGCTTCGAGTTCGGCTGCGACAACGGCGAAAAACTGCGGGTAACGTTCGCGCTGGACTGCTGCGACCGTGAGGCCATAGACTGGGCAGCAAGCACGGGAGGCTATGACAGTTCGACCGTGCAGGATGTGATGCTGAGGTCGGTGGAAAAGCGCTTCGGCGACAGGCTACCGGAAACACCAGTGCAGTGGCTGACGGATAACGGTTCAGCGTATACCGCGTATGAAACGCGGAGGTTCGCGAGAGAGCTGAATCTGGAGCCCTGCACAACAGCGGTGAGCAGCCCGCAGAGTAATGGCATGGCCGAACGGTTCGTGAAAACGATGAAAGAAGACTATATCGCGTTCATGCCAAAACCGGATGTGAGAACAGCACTGCGAAACCTTGCAGTAGCGTTCACGCATTACAATGAAAACCACCCGCACAGCGCGCTGGGATATCACTCCCCGAGGGAATACCGGCGGCAGCGGACATCGTTAACTTAA
- the ppa gene encoding inorganic diphosphatase, protein MSLLNVPAGKELPEDIYVVIEIPANADPIKYEVDKESGALFVDRFMSTAMFYPCNYGYINHTLSLDGDPVDVLVPTPYPLEPGSVIRCRPVGVLKMTDESGEDAKLVAVPHTKLSKEYDHIKDVNDLPELLKAQITHFFEHYKDLEKGKWVKVDGWDNAEAAKAEIIASFERAAKK, encoded by the coding sequence ATGAGCTTACTCAACGTCCCAGCGGGTAAAGAACTGCCAGAAGACATCTACGTAGTTATCGAAATCCCGGCTAACGCAGATCCGATCAAATACGAAGTGGACAAAGAGAGCGGCGCCCTGTTCGTAGACCGTTTCATGTCTACCGCGATGTTCTATCCGTGCAACTACGGTTACATCAACCACACCCTGTCTCTGGACGGTGACCCGGTTGACGTGCTGGTCCCAACGCCATACCCACTGGAGCCAGGCTCCGTCATTCGCTGCCGTCCAGTTGGCGTGCTGAAAATGACCGACGAATCCGGTGAAGATGCGAAGCTGGTTGCAGTACCGCACACCAAGCTGAGCAAAGAATACGATCACATCAAAGATGTGAACGACCTGCCAGAGCTGCTGAAAGCGCAGATCACTCACTTCTTCGAGCACTACAAAGACCTCGAAAAAGGCAAGTGGGTTAAAGTTGACGGCTGGGACAACGCAGAAGCGGCGAAAGCAGAAATCATCGCCTCTTTCGAACGTGCTGCTAAGAAGTAA
- a CDS encoding gamma-glutamylcyclotransferase family protein translates to MRIFVYGSLRTKQGNSHWMTNALLLGNYNIENYQLYSLGHYPGAVPGEGTVQGEVYRIDNATLAELDALRTRGGEYARQLIQTPYGSAWMYVYQRPVEGLTRIVSGNWLDRDQY, encoded by the coding sequence ATGCGAATATTTGTCTATGGCAGTTTACGAACCAAGCAAGGCAACAGTCACTGGATGACCAATGCCCTGCTGCTGGGGAATTACAATATCGAGAACTACCAGTTGTATAGCCTGGGCCACTATCCAGGCGCGGTTCCGGGCGAAGGAACAGTACAGGGTGAAGTCTATCGTATTGATAACGCGACGCTTGCCGAACTTGATGCCTTGCGCACCAGGGGCGGTGAATACGCACGCCAGTTGATCCAGACGCCGTACGGAAGTGCGTGGATGTACGTCTACCAGCGTCCGGTCGAAGGGTTAACGCGGATTGTAAGCGGTAACTGGTTAGACAGAGACCAGTACTGA